One window from the genome of Mucilaginibacter ginsenosidivorans encodes:
- a CDS encoding TlpA family protein disulfide reductase, with amino-acid sequence MRSFFTILLACLLTQVSVAQKKAVKKRAANHLPDIEVYDLSGTHTTLGALAKNKVMFIDNWFIPCPPCFREMDMLHKLYFKYKANRNVSFITICRTDSGIVKKFIAKDKSLTGFRNWYEEISGRKDFKLPVYFIPGCNQKIYTGTALAKYTPDDKTKCPDAQFRFQGYPTIIIFDKAGKMIFKRTGFGLNENPDIYMAQLDSVIRSAK; translated from the coding sequence ATGAGATCATTCTTCACAATTTTATTGGCCTGCCTGTTAACGCAGGTTTCCGTTGCCCAGAAAAAGGCAGTGAAAAAGCGCGCCGCCAATCATCTGCCGGATATAGAGGTATATGACCTGAGTGGCACACACACTACTTTGGGTGCATTGGCTAAGAACAAGGTGATGTTTATCGATAACTGGTTTATCCCATGCCCGCCCTGCTTTCGCGAGATGGACATGCTGCACAAGCTTTATTTCAAATATAAAGCGAACAGGAACGTAAGCTTTATTACTATTTGCCGGACAGATAGCGGGATAGTTAAAAAGTTTATAGCAAAGGATAAGTCGCTGACCGGGTTCAGGAACTGGTATGAAGAGATCAGCGGACGGAAGGATTTTAAGCTGCCGGTGTACTTTATCCCGGGCTGTAACCAGAAAATATATACCGGTACCGCATTGGCTAAATATACACCCGACGATAAAACAAAATGCCCCGACGCCCAATTCCGGTTTCAGGGCTATCCAACCATTATCATATTTGACAAGGCGGGCAAAATGATCTTTAAAAGAACCGGCTTTGGATTGAACGAAAACCCGGATATCTACATGGCGCAGTTGGATTCGGTTATCAGGTCGGCGAAGTGA
- the lpdA gene encoding dihydrolipoyl dehydrogenase → MQYDVIVIGSGPGGYVAAIRCAQLGLKTACIEKYATYGGTCLNVGCIPSKALLDSSEHYYNASHAFKTHGINLDNLSLDMAQMMKRKNEVVAKNTGGITFLFKKNKIDGIQGVGSFKDKNTISIKKPDGTEQEITGKNIIIATGSKPSSLPFIQIDKKRIITSTEALTLTEMPKHLILIGGGVIGLELGSVYSRLGAKVSVIEFMDSIIPTMDRGLGKELQKVLTKQGMEFYTGHKVTGATVKGKEVTVTFDAPNGDKKELKGDYCLVAVGRIAYTDGLDLDKIGLTVEERGRKITVDDHLETSVKGVYAIGDVIKGAMLAHKAEDEGTFVAESIVGQKPHINYNLIPGVVYTWPEVAAVGQTEEQLKAANVKYKTGSFPFRASGRAVASGDMDGFVKVLADAATDEILGVHMIGPRAADMIAEAVCAMEFRASAEDVSRMSHAHPTYTEAFREACLAATDNRPIHI, encoded by the coding sequence ATGCAATATGATGTTATCGTTATCGGTTCGGGCCCTGGTGGTTATGTGGCGGCTATTCGCTGCGCCCAGTTGGGACTCAAAACTGCCTGCATTGAAAAATATGCCACCTACGGCGGAACCTGCCTTAATGTAGGGTGTATCCCTTCCAAAGCTTTATTGGATTCCTCCGAGCATTACTATAATGCTTCCCATGCCTTCAAAACGCACGGTATCAACCTCGATAACCTGTCGCTGGACATGGCGCAGATGATGAAGCGCAAGAACGAAGTAGTGGCAAAAAATACCGGCGGCATTACCTTCCTTTTCAAAAAGAACAAGATAGACGGTATACAGGGTGTAGGGTCATTCAAGGATAAAAACACTATCAGCATTAAAAAACCTGATGGCACCGAACAGGAAATAACAGGCAAGAACATCATCATTGCAACTGGCTCAAAACCATCAAGTCTGCCGTTTATACAGATCGACAAAAAACGTATCATCACCTCTACTGAAGCCTTAACGCTGACCGAAATGCCGAAGCATTTGATATTGATAGGTGGTGGTGTTATCGGGCTTGAACTGGGCTCTGTTTATTCGCGCCTTGGCGCCAAAGTATCGGTGATCGAGTTTATGGATTCCATTATCCCCACCATGGACCGCGGTTTAGGTAAGGAGTTGCAGAAGGTTTTAACAAAACAAGGCATGGAGTTTTATACCGGCCATAAAGTAACCGGCGCAACTGTTAAAGGCAAAGAGGTAACCGTAACCTTCGATGCACCCAACGGTGATAAAAAGGAATTAAAAGGCGATTATTGTTTAGTAGCCGTAGGCCGTATAGCTTATACCGATGGCTTAGATTTAGATAAGATAGGCCTGACCGTTGAAGAGCGCGGCCGTAAGATCACGGTTGATGACCATTTGGAAACCAGTGTTAAAGGGGTATACGCCATTGGCGATGTTATCAAAGGCGCCATGCTGGCCCACAAGGCCGAGGATGAAGGCACTTTTGTAGCGGAGTCCATTGTTGGGCAAAAACCGCATATTAATTACAACCTGATACCCGGTGTAGTATACACCTGGCCCGAAGTTGCTGCCGTAGGGCAAACCGAGGAGCAACTGAAAGCTGCCAATGTAAAATATAAAACCGGCTCGTTCCCTTTCCGCGCCAGCGGCAGGGCGGTGGCGAGCGGCGATATGGATGGCTTTGTAAAAGTTTTGGCAGATGCCGCAACCGATGAGATATTAGGCGTGCATATGATCGGTCCGCGTGCGGCGGATATGATAGCCGAGGCAGTTTGCGCTATGGAGTTCCGTGCGTCAGCCGAGGATGTTTCAAGGATGAGCCACGCTCACCCAACCTATACCGAAGCCTTCAGGGAAGCCTGTTTGGCGGCAACGGATAACAGGCCGATACATATTTGA
- a CDS encoding M1 family metallopeptidase, with translation MKKLLLLALFFGLVHTALRAQLLVEKSKFTHADSLRGTLTPLRTCYDINYYHLDVKFDIDKKFISGSNLFKFTATQDFKKLQFDLFANLKVEKVLYKKHEVAFTREANAVFVTFPKTILKGTRDTFTVYYSGNPTVAKNAPWDGGVVYTVDTTGKPWVATACEGVGASIWWPNKDHLSDEVDSMLISISVPKGLKDVSNGRLRKVTDLNDGYTRFDWFVANPINNYDVAANIGDYAEFKDTYDGEKGNLDLDYWVLPSDLEKAKAQFGANVKPMLQAFEHWFGPYPFYEDGYKLVETPHLGMEHQSAVAYGNHFMNGYLGYDLSRTGWGKKWDYIIVHESGHEWFGNSITAKDLADMWIHEGFTNYSEGLFVDFHYGKQAGEEYINGLRVGIANKYPVVGEYGVNKEGSEDMYPKGAVLLNMIRTIIDNDEKWRGILRGLNKTFYHQTVTYDDITGYISKQSGIDLSPVFNQYLHYTKLPALEVTWKDGKPWFRWIAEAKGFTMPVRVKVKGEEYQFITPTTTAQAINIPGATKENLEADTFNFYISVSGINKGTEK, from the coding sequence ATGAAGAAACTACTCTTACTGGCTTTATTTTTTGGCCTGGTGCATACGGCCCTGCGGGCCCAGCTTTTAGTTGAGAAAAGCAAATTCACCCATGCCGATAGCCTGCGCGGCACACTCACACCATTACGCACCTGTTACGATATCAATTATTATCATTTGGATGTGAAGTTTGATATCGATAAAAAATTTATCAGCGGCAGTAACCTGTTCAAGTTTACCGCCACTCAGGACTTCAAGAAATTACAGTTCGACCTGTTTGCCAACCTGAAAGTAGAAAAGGTACTTTATAAAAAGCACGAGGTCGCCTTTACACGGGAAGCCAACGCGGTATTTGTTACCTTCCCGAAAACAATATTAAAAGGGACGAGGGATACATTTACAGTATACTACTCAGGCAACCCAACAGTCGCCAAAAACGCGCCCTGGGACGGCGGCGTAGTTTACACGGTTGATACTACAGGCAAACCCTGGGTGGCTACCGCCTGCGAGGGTGTAGGTGCCAGTATATGGTGGCCGAATAAAGACCACCTGAGCGATGAGGTAGATAGTATGCTTATCAGTATCAGCGTGCCAAAAGGATTGAAAGACGTATCAAACGGCAGGCTTCGCAAGGTTACCGACCTGAATGATGGTTATACACGGTTCGATTGGTTTGTGGCCAACCCCATCAACAACTACGATGTGGCGGCTAACATAGGCGACTATGCCGAATTTAAGGATACCTATGACGGCGAAAAAGGCAATCTCGACCTGGATTACTGGGTGCTGCCATCGGACCTGGAAAAAGCAAAGGCACAATTTGGCGCGAACGTGAAGCCCATGCTGCAGGCATTTGAGCATTGGTTCGGGCCATACCCTTTTTATGAGGACGGATATAAATTAGTGGAGACGCCGCACCTGGGCATGGAGCACCAAAGTGCCGTAGCGTACGGCAATCATTTTATGAATGGTTACCTGGGGTATGATCTTTCGCGCACCGGCTGGGGAAAGAAATGGGACTATATCATCGTACACGAAAGCGGGCACGAATGGTTCGGCAATAGCATTACTGCAAAGGACCTGGCCGATATGTGGATACACGAAGGTTTCACCAATTATTCGGAAGGACTATTTGTTGACTTCCATTATGGCAAGCAGGCCGGGGAGGAATATATCAACGGATTAAGAGTAGGTATTGCAAATAAATACCCGGTGGTGGGCGAGTATGGCGTTAATAAAGAGGGCTCGGAAGATATGTACCCCAAGGGCGCGGTGCTGCTGAATATGATACGCACTATTATTGATAATGATGAGAAATGGCGCGGGATATTACGCGGGCTCAACAAAACCTTTTATCACCAAACGGTTACCTATGATGATATTACCGGCTATATCAGCAAGCAGTCGGGTATAGATCTGTCGCCTGTATTCAATCAGTACCTGCACTATACCAAATTGCCGGCGCTTGAGGTGACATGGAAGGACGGCAAACCCTGGTTTCGCTGGATAGCCGAGGCCAAAGGATTTACGATGCCGGTGAGGGTGAAAGTTAAAGGCGAAGAATATCAGTTCATTACGCCAACCACAACTGCGCAGGCGATCAATATACCCGGCGCAACAAAAGAGAATTTAGAGGCCGATACTTTTAACTTTTATATTTCTGTTTCGGGGATAAATAAAGGAACAGAAAAATAA
- a CDS encoding M1 family metallopeptidase, which translates to MIKKLTLFALLIISNTASFAQLGVDKETFTRADSLRGFMSPLRTCYDINYYHLDVKFDIPDKSISGNVLFKFTATTDFDKLQFDLFSNLNVEKVIYKGQELPYTREFNAVFVTFPKPIEKGSKDEFTVYYSGHPTIAKRAPWDGGVEYNVDSLGHPWVSTACQGMGASVWWPNKDQQEDEVDSALISISVPTGLKDVSNGRLRKVTKLKDGYTRFDWFVSNPINNYDIEANIGDYAHYSDTYNGEKGKLTMDFWPLSYNLDKAKKQWGANAKRMLEAFEYWFGPYPFYEDGYKLIESHHLGMEHQSGTAYGNHYQNGYLGRDLSGTGWGLKWDFIVVHESGHEWFGNNITSKDLGDMWIHESFTNYSESLFIEKFYGKQAGQEYVHGTRLLINNDRPIVGPYNVNKEGSSDMYYKGGNLLNMIRTIINNDEKWRSILRGLNKTFYHQTVTYDDIINYICDQSGINLKPVFDQYLHYRNLPILEFMVDRKGKLAVRWQADAKGFNMPVRVKMKGGEYQFIKPTTRFTPVEMEGLTKDNLEADTFNYYIGVLVD; encoded by the coding sequence ATGATAAAAAAACTCACCCTCTTCGCGCTGCTCATTATCAGCAACACAGCCAGTTTCGCACAATTGGGCGTAGACAAGGAAACCTTCACCCGCGCCGATTCATTGCGGGGGTTCATGTCGCCGCTGCGCACCTGTTATGATATTAATTATTACCATTTGGATGTGAAGTTCGATATCCCCGATAAATCCATCAGCGGAAATGTGCTTTTTAAATTCACCGCAACAACTGATTTTGACAAACTGCAATTCGACCTGTTCAGCAACCTGAATGTGGAAAAAGTTATTTACAAGGGGCAGGAACTGCCTTATACCCGCGAATTCAACGCGGTATTTGTCACTTTTCCTAAACCGATAGAAAAAGGCAGCAAGGATGAGTTTACGGTTTATTATTCCGGTCACCCAACTATCGCCAAACGTGCGCCGTGGGATGGCGGGGTAGAGTATAATGTCGATTCATTGGGCCACCCGTGGGTATCTACAGCCTGCCAGGGTATGGGCGCAAGTGTGTGGTGGCCCAATAAAGACCAGCAGGAAGACGAGGTGGACAGCGCGCTGATCAGCATCAGCGTACCTACGGGCTTAAAGGATGTGTCGAACGGTCGCCTGCGCAAGGTGACCAAACTGAAGGACGGCTATACCCGGTTCGACTGGTTCGTTTCCAACCCTATAAACAACTACGACATCGAGGCTAATATTGGCGATTACGCCCATTATTCGGACACTTACAATGGCGAAAAAGGAAAACTCACCATGGATTTCTGGCCGTTGAGCTATAACCTGGACAAAGCCAAAAAGCAGTGGGGCGCCAACGCCAAACGGATGCTCGAAGCTTTTGAATACTGGTTCGGGCCGTACCCTTTTTACGAGGACGGTTATAAACTGATCGAATCGCACCACCTGGGGATGGAGCATCAGAGCGGAACCGCTTATGGCAACCATTATCAAAACGGCTATTTGGGCCGCGACCTGTCGGGTACCGGCTGGGGTTTGAAATGGGACTTTATTGTGGTGCATGAAAGTGGGCACGAATGGTTCGGGAATAACATCACCTCTAAAGACCTGGGCGATATGTGGATACACGAGAGCTTTACCAATTATTCTGAATCGCTGTTTATCGAGAAATTTTATGGCAAACAGGCCGGGCAGGAATATGTGCATGGTACCCGCCTGCTGATCAACAACGACCGCCCGATCGTTGGGCCGTATAATGTGAACAAAGAAGGATCGAGCGATATGTATTATAAAGGGGGAAACCTTTTGAATATGATACGTACCATTATAAATAACGACGAGAAATGGCGCAGCATACTACGCGGACTCAATAAAACATTTTACCACCAAACGGTAACTTACGACGATATCATCAATTATATCTGCGACCAGTCGGGCATTAACCTTAAACCGGTGTTCGACCAATACCTGCATTACAGGAACCTGCCGATACTGGAATTTATGGTTGACCGGAAAGGCAAGTTGGCTGTACGCTGGCAGGCCGATGCCAAAGGCTTTAACATGCCGGTACGCGTGAAGATGAAAGGCGGTGAGTACCAATTCATCAAGCCGACAACACGGTTTACACCTGTTGAAATGGAGGGATTGACCAAAGATAATTTAGAAGCAGATACTTTCAATTATTATATCGGGGTGTTGGTGGATTGA
- a CDS encoding head GIN domain-containing protein, with amino-acid sequence MKLITRSLLTCLLMAGIAYTFAPSAMAQQRTEDRHLSGFHAVDVGGPFDVRLTQGNTESVKVEAPEEIINRITTEVDNGVLKIYNKHNEMFHFGDLFRHKKILVYVTIKDVNSIVVSGSGDVDFRDGLHADKMSLRVSGSGDVNGQLDAKNLETSISGSGDVRISGHAETSAVRVSGSGDYSGRGLITQNTDVHVSGSGDASIYASERVNASVSGSGDISYGGHPKNVMKSKSGSGDIGGN; translated from the coding sequence ATGAAACTGATAACCAGATCTCTTTTAACATGCCTGCTTATGGCCGGCATAGCTTATACTTTTGCCCCTTCCGCCATGGCGCAGCAACGAACCGAAGACCGTCATCTTTCGGGTTTTCACGCCGTTGACGTTGGCGGGCCGTTCGATGTCAGGCTAACCCAGGGCAATACCGAATCGGTAAAAGTAGAGGCCCCCGAAGAAATTATCAATCGCATCACTACCGAAGTAGATAACGGCGTACTGAAAATTTACAACAAGCACAACGAAATGTTCCATTTCGGCGACCTGTTCCGCCACAAAAAGATATTGGTTTATGTAACCATTAAGGATGTGAACAGCATCGTGGTATCAGGTTCGGGCGATGTCGATTTCAGGGACGGGCTGCATGCCGACAAAATGAGCCTGCGGGTATCCGGCTCGGGCGACGTGAACGGCCAACTGGATGCCAAAAACCTGGAGACCAGCATATCCGGTTCGGGCGATGTCCGCATCTCGGGCCATGCCGAAACGTCGGCGGTACGCGTAAGCGGTTCGGGCGATTACAGTGGTCGCGGCCTCATCACGCAAAATACAGATGTCCACGTAAGCGGTTCGGGCGATGCATCGATATATGCCAGCGAAAGAGTCAATGCTTCTGTATCCGGCTCGGGAGACATCAGCTATGGCGGTCACCCGAAAAATGTAATGAAATCAAAATCGGGTAGCGGTGATATAGGCGGAAATTAA
- a CDS encoding ArnT family glycosyltransferase has product MQLPSPGISATDKKQTQFIWYFLLGWTILNAIQAWKLEIHADEAYYWLYSRFLDWGYFDHPPMVALFIRIGDSITHSEFGVRLMTVLSSTLSLYVLWLIVRQYGAAAKWFILVVSGVFIFNIYGFMTTPDAPLFLFTVLFYYVYQKYLVQDSYKLAILLALVIAGLLYSKYHGILVIGFTVLSDLKLLKRKSFWVIAILSVALYLPHILWQMNHGYPSVNYHLFEQTTDHYNFWQTWTYFPGQVLMAGPLIGWFLFWKAFRVKVKDGFIRALLFNAGGTFLFFLLSSLRGEVQPQWTLIGFAPLIMLSLIYFKQCGKPLVWFSRLAFINLVFILTIRILLITASPLIRKVGQVKSQYGYKEWAHTIREKVGDNYVIFMDGFQNVSKYDFYNNTTKGFAYDNRYYRLTQFDIWPIEQGLQHKKAYYLVRGPIKGVTTDSLNTTGGIWYGGWVNDVRTYQQVKVEMPQSKITMKAGEQRALDVTITNPYPYTINFNNQGYQHQVVFAACTFTGVVEISEQLSADDFHEIKLEPGQSTHYTFKFAAPLQKGNYTLLFSLRTDPFMGSKNSRIISLAVE; this is encoded by the coding sequence ATGCAATTACCATCGCCAGGTATTTCCGCTACCGATAAAAAGCAAACTCAATTTATCTGGTATTTCCTTCTCGGGTGGACGATCCTTAATGCTATACAAGCCTGGAAACTGGAGATACATGCCGATGAGGCCTATTACTGGCTTTATTCCCGCTTTCTGGATTGGGGGTATTTTGACCATCCGCCGATGGTGGCGCTATTTATCCGCATAGGGGATAGCATTACCCACAGCGAGTTCGGCGTGCGCCTGATGACCGTATTGTCCAGCACCCTGTCGCTGTATGTGCTTTGGCTCATCGTGCGGCAATACGGCGCTGCGGCAAAATGGTTCATCCTGGTGGTTTCGGGAGTTTTCATCTTCAATATCTACGGGTTCATGACCACGCCCGATGCGCCGCTTTTCCTGTTTACCGTGTTGTTTTATTATGTATATCAAAAATACCTGGTGCAGGATAGTTATAAGCTTGCTATATTATTGGCGCTGGTTATAGCGGGGTTATTGTACAGTAAATATCACGGGATATTGGTGATTGGCTTTACCGTATTGTCCGACCTTAAATTATTAAAGCGAAAATCATTCTGGGTGATCGCTATTTTATCCGTTGCCCTGTATTTGCCGCATATTTTATGGCAGATGAACCACGGTTACCCATCGGTGAACTACCACCTTTTTGAACAAACGACCGATCATTATAACTTTTGGCAAACCTGGACCTATTTCCCGGGACAGGTGCTGATGGCCGGGCCGCTTATCGGCTGGTTCCTGTTTTGGAAAGCCTTCCGCGTGAAGGTTAAGGATGGTTTTATACGTGCGCTGCTATTCAACGCCGGGGGTACGTTTCTGTTCTTTTTATTGAGTAGTCTCAGGGGCGAGGTGCAGCCGCAATGGACGCTTATCGGTTTTGCGCCGCTCATTATGCTGTCGCTTATTTATTTTAAGCAATGCGGCAAACCATTGGTTTGGTTTAGCCGGCTGGCGTTCATCAACCTTGTTTTTATACTGACGATACGGATATTGCTCATCACAGCTTCGCCGCTGATCAGGAAAGTGGGACAAGTAAAGAGCCAGTACGGCTATAAGGAATGGGCGCATACTATCCGCGAAAAGGTGGGCGATAATTACGTTATTTTTATGGACGGCTTCCAGAATGTATCCAAATATGATTTCTATAATAACACTACCAAAGGTTTTGCCTACGACAACCGTTACTACCGCCTTACCCAGTTCGATATCTGGCCGATAGAGCAGGGGCTTCAGCATAAAAAAGCCTATTACCTGGTACGCGGCCCAATTAAGGGTGTTACTACCGATTCACTAAACACCACGGGCGGCATTTGGTACGGCGGCTGGGTGAACGATGTGCGCACTTACCAGCAGGTAAAGGTAGAAATGCCCCAAAGCAAAATTACAATGAAGGCAGGTGAGCAAAGGGCATTGGACGTAACCATAACAAACCCGTACCCCTACACAATAAATTTTAATAACCAGGGTTATCAACACCAGGTAGTTTTTGCTGCGTGCACGTTTACCGGGGTGGTGGAGATATCGGAGCAGCTATCGGCAGACGATTTTCATGAAATTAAGCTGGAACCGGGGCAAAGCACGCATTATACCTTTAAATTTGCAGCGCCGTTGCAAAAAGGAAATTATACCCTGCTATTTTCGCTGCGCACCGACCCGTTTATGGGCAGCAAAAATAGCAGGATCATCAGCCTGGCAGTTGAATAA
- a CDS encoding outer membrane protein assembly factor BamB family protein, with protein sequence MTGLRSSTLTACGIFLMLSSCKNHPADNTTWRVYGGSKMAQHYSSLTQIDSSNVKQLQVAWEYHTHDADTVGHSQIQCSPIEVDGILYGTTPKLRLFAVDAATGKEKWTFNPAGNTNSSPMSFGMNNNRGVTYWEDGGDKRILYCAGSNIYAINATNGEQVKSFGTDGKVDLHNDLGLDASKMYVTATTPGIIYKDLYIIGSRVNETADAAPGHIRAYDVRTGKLKWIFHTIPHPGEEGYNTWEDTAAYKHIGSANSWSGFSMDEKRGLLFAPTGSAAYDFYGGKRLGQGLFANCVLALDAGTGKLKWHYQVIHHDIWDKDLPTAPVLVTIKKNGKLVDAVAQPTKHGFIFVLDRETGKPLFPVKETAVSTKSDLAGEKPWPTQPIPELPAPFARQTLTEKDINPYLPDSSKAEVLKRLRSYRYGSMFLPPGKQPSVIFPGFDGGAEWGGPAYDPETGIMYINANEMAWIMTIADTKTLAAKNETFTQAGQRLFMSNCMSCHGKDRKGTGNFPSLINVQTKYKDSQIADLLKTGRRMMPSFKQLSPQESQAVISFVTGNSTTGKAAFIAEHKAVDPYLDIPYMMTGYNKFLSKEGLPAISPPWGTLNAVNLNTGKMVWRIPFGDDPQMAAPGRVTGTENYGGPAVTAGGLLFIGATKDGMIRAFDKKNGRLLWQYKLPAAGFATPAVYEADGKEFLVIACGGGKLGTKSGGSYVAFALGK encoded by the coding sequence ATGACCGGCTTAAGATCATCTACTTTAACCGCTTGCGGTATATTTTTAATGCTTTCTTCCTGTAAAAATCATCCTGCGGACAATACTACCTGGCGGGTGTACGGCGGATCGAAGATGGCGCAGCATTATTCGTCACTGACGCAGATAGACAGCTCGAATGTGAAACAGCTACAGGTGGCCTGGGAGTATCACACCCACGATGCCGATACAGTTGGCCATTCGCAGATACAATGCAGCCCAATCGAAGTAGACGGCATACTTTACGGCACTACGCCGAAACTGAGGTTATTTGCGGTAGATGCGGCTACGGGTAAAGAGAAATGGACATTCAACCCGGCCGGGAATACCAACTCGTCGCCGATGAGTTTTGGGATGAACAACAACCGTGGCGTTACATACTGGGAAGATGGGGGTGATAAACGCATATTGTACTGCGCCGGGTCAAATATTTACGCTATTAATGCAACCAACGGCGAGCAGGTAAAGAGTTTCGGCACCGATGGGAAAGTGGACCTCCACAACGACCTTGGCCTTGATGCGTCCAAAATGTATGTGACGGCTACTACGCCTGGCATTATTTACAAAGATCTTTATATTATTGGCAGTCGTGTAAATGAAACAGCCGACGCAGCGCCGGGGCATATACGGGCCTATGACGTGCGCACGGGTAAACTGAAATGGATATTTCATACCATCCCTCATCCCGGCGAGGAAGGTTATAACACGTGGGAAGACACCGCTGCATACAAACATATTGGTTCGGCTAATAGCTGGTCGGGTTTTAGCATGGACGAAAAGCGGGGGCTGCTGTTCGCACCAACCGGCTCGGCAGCGTACGACTTTTATGGCGGAAAACGTTTGGGCCAGGGTCTTTTTGCCAATTGCGTCCTTGCCCTGGACGCCGGTACAGGTAAACTGAAATGGCATTACCAGGTTATTCATCACGATATCTGGGATAAAGATTTGCCGACGGCGCCTGTATTGGTGACCATCAAAAAAAATGGTAAACTGGTGGATGCTGTTGCGCAGCCCACTAAACACGGGTTCATTTTCGTACTCGACAGGGAAACAGGAAAGCCGTTATTCCCGGTTAAGGAAACGGCTGTTTCGACCAAATCTGACCTGGCAGGTGAAAAACCCTGGCCGACACAGCCCATTCCCGAATTGCCGGCGCCGTTCGCCAGGCAAACACTGACGGAGAAGGATATTAACCCGTACCTGCCTGACAGTTCAAAAGCTGAAGTTTTGAAACGATTGAGAAGTTACCGCTATGGTAGCATGTTTTTACCCCCAGGCAAGCAGCCATCGGTTATTTTCCCGGGGTTTGATGGCGGCGCCGAGTGGGGCGGTCCAGCTTATGACCCGGAAACCGGTATTATGTACATTAACGCCAATGAGATGGCCTGGATAATGACGATTGCCGATACCAAAACCCTGGCTGCCAAAAACGAAACCTTTACCCAGGCAGGGCAGCGCCTGTTCATGAGCAATTGTATGAGCTGCCATGGCAAAGACCGCAAGGGAACAGGCAATTTCCCCTCGCTTATCAATGTGCAAACCAAGTACAAGGATAGCCAGATAGCCGATCTGCTGAAAACGGGCCGCCGGATGATGCCTTCGTTCAAACAGTTGTCGCCGCAGGAAAGCCAGGCTGTTATTTCATTTGTGACCGGTAACAGCACAACCGGTAAGGCCGCTTTTATAGCAGAACATAAAGCCGTCGATCCCTACCTGGATATCCCATATATGATGACAGGCTATAATAAATTCCTTAGCAAAGAAGGGCTGCCCGCCATTTCGCCGCCCTGGGGAACTTTGAACGCCGTCAACCTGAATACCGGGAAAATGGTGTGGCGAATACCCTTTGGTGATGACCCGCAGATGGCGGCACCGGGCCGGGTGACGGGAACGGAAAACTATGGTGGTCCGGCGGTAACCGCAGGCGGGTTGCTATTTATCGGCGCTACCAAAGATGGGATGATACGGGCGTTCGACAAAAAGAACGGCAGGCTATTATGGCAATACAAACTGCCTGCAGCCGGGTTTGCGACGCCTGCTGTATACGAGGCGGACGGTAAGGAGTTTTTGGTAATAGCTTGTGGCGGGGGGAAATTGGGGACCAAATCAGGCGGTAGTTATGTGGCGTTTGCGTTGGGGAAATAG
- a CDS encoding DinB family protein has protein sequence MTGQIENIRKVRAFLLEGIKDLTTEQLNRIPEGFNNNIIWNLGHMVAAQQGICYKRAGITPHISDEFWEQFRSGTKPERLLSESEIANIKQLLSTTMDELEADYNNDIFTGYTAWNTRYNVEIKNIDDALHFVPFHEGLHSGTIGALKRLVSMA, from the coding sequence ATGACCGGACAAATCGAAAACATCAGGAAAGTAAGGGCCTTTTTATTGGAAGGAATCAAAGACTTGACTACCGAACAACTTAACCGCATACCCGAAGGTTTTAACAATAACATCATCTGGAACCTGGGGCATATGGTGGCAGCGCAGCAAGGCATTTGTTACAAAAGGGCAGGTATTACGCCTCACATAAGCGATGAGTTTTGGGAGCAATTCCGGTCGGGTACCAAACCAGAAAGATTATTGAGTGAATCGGAAATAGCCAATATCAAGCAGTTGCTTTCGACGACTATGGATGAGCTGGAAGCCGACTATAATAACGATATATTTACGGGCTATACGGCATGGAACACCCGCTACAATGTTGAGATCAAAAATATTGATGATGCGCTCCATTTTGTACCTTTTCATGAGGGGCTGCATTCGGGAACGATTGGCGCATTAAAGCGACTGGTTTCAATGGCCTGA